In one window of Syngnathus typhle isolate RoL2023-S1 ecotype Sweden linkage group LG7, RoL_Styp_1.0, whole genome shotgun sequence DNA:
- the b4galnt3b gene encoding beta-1,4-N-acetylgalactosaminyltransferase 3 isoform X2, with the protein MISALFPVKKLRRNGKCVLLGALLLVGVVAVVSNLWMEVAVPAGSISDVGTGWRNNLFGQRLSPGIVRENVNASHPLEDSGFMKAVWKPEYQGRANLHVFEDWCGSSTDRLRHNLHYPLYPHSRITVNKLAVSPQWTNYGLRIFGYLHPYTDGEFVFALSSDDNSEFWLSTDESPSNLQLLAWVGKTGSEWTAPGEFEKYSSQISNATQLSAHLRYFFEVIHKQNDKGTDHVEVAWTLLNEDLKFLVIESKYISLYVDESALRMDEVAHIPQTVPSHPRNVSQKHDTPTLDLLREDPRNTFDRVPLLDNSFLQGLLPDCSYKPSYTINFPLQRYQGIHYVHWSYVYPNDYTRLTHMEGLNSCFYKPRNKTMFGFSRFMKLDPPEDLEKKNTDYSFQKRVLTWNDSTMKKSPYSSRPKSEMAAEKNLHKSAKGPNLKSPPPPPSTRKKLVPKQHINSKWTDVKMTYIQTTQKSLQPLNIKVANQEELRRDTREIKADTSREEEEDHNPHVFDTKVGWSQTFQIRRVDLQSTRSDLQFMRSDRYRLNCKVLGNLLLHSSDAMPVAKAFVAQLNKKHKDPFTLLRVVNVEKRLDGAQGSRYLLELELKDTKGQLRRLSHYIYVINRRHRTRPPGQDLVFQWPEAQPVLCNPVGFRWNPKVMVHFVLPVKNQARWVRLLIDNMAALFKTTGDANFNLIIADYSSTDMDVRAALEKSSLPRYHYVKLSGNFKRSAGLQAGIDLINDDHSIVFLCDLHIHFPPSIIDSIRKHCVEGFMAFAPILMRLDCGVTPLEARGYWEVQGFGLMGIYKSDLDAVGGMNTKEFTESWGGEDWELLDRILQAGLEVERIHLRNLFHHYHSKRGMWNHRMS; encoded by the exons ATGATAAGTGCGTTGTTTCCGGTGAAAAAACTGCGGAGGAATGGAAAATGTGTGCTGTTGGGGGCTCTTCTGCTGGTCGGAGTGGTGGCCGTCGTGTCCAATTTGTGGATGGAAGTCGCCG TTCCTGCAGGTTCCATTTCTGATGTCGGCACTGGCTGGAGGAACAACCTGTTTGGTCAAAGGCTAAGCCCGGGAATAGTAAGAGAAAAT GTTAATGCAAGCCATCCGCTGGAGGATTCTGGATTTATGAAGGCAGTCTGGAAACCagag TATCAAGGCCGGGCCAATTTGCACGTGTTTGAGGACTGGTGCGGCAGCTCCACGGACAGGCTCCGCCACAACCTCCACTACCCGCTGTACCCTCAC TCCAGGATTACAGTCAACAAGCTCGCCGTCTCCCCGCAGTGGACCAACTACGGGCTGAGGATCTTCGGTTATTTACATCCTTACACCGATG GGGAGTTTGTATTCGCCCTGAGCTCCGACGATAACTCTGAATTCTGGCTCAGCACGGATGAGTCTCCCTCCAATCTGCAGTTACTTGCATGGGTTGGAAAG ACCGGATCTGAGTGGACAGCTCCAGGCGAGTTTGAGAAGTATAGCAGTCAGATCTCCAACGCAACTCA GCTTTCTGCTCATCTGAGGTACTTTTTCGAAGTCATCCACAAGCAGAATGACAAAGGCACTGACCATGTGGAAGTGGCT TGGACGCTGTTGAATGAGGACCTCAAGTTTCTCGTCATTGAGTCCAAGTACATCTCTCTGTATGTTG ATGAGTCGGCACTGCGCATGGACGAGGTTGCGCACATACCGCAGACAGTTCCGAGCCACCCACGCAACGTTTCGCAGAAGcacgacacccccaccctcgaCCTGCTGAGGGAAGACCCGCGAAACACTTTCGACCGAG TGCCTTTGCTAGACAACAGCTTCCTCCAAGGTCTTCTGCCCGACTGCTCGTACAAGCCCAGCTATACCATCAATTTCCCTCTCCAACGTTACCAAGGAATCCATTAT GTCCACTGGTCCTACGTATATCCCAACGACTACACCCGACTGACGCACATGGAGGGATTGAACAGCTGCTTTTACAAGCCCAGGAACAAGAcgat GTTTGGCTTTTCTCGATTCATGAAACTAGATCCACCTGaggatttggaaaagaaaaacacag ACTACAGCTTTCAGAAGAGAGTCCTAACTTGGAATGACTCcaccatgaagaaatcaccTTACAGCAGTCGTCCGAAATCAGAGATGGCTGCAGAAAAAAATCTGCACAAATCTGCAAAGGGACCAAACCTTAAATCGCCGCCCCCACCTCCCTCAACCAGAAAGAAACTCGTTCCGAAGCAGCACATCAACTCCAAATGGACAGATGTTAAAATGACCTACATCCAGACTACTCAAAAGTCTCTTCAACCTCTCAACATCAAAGTTGCCAACCAGGAGGAGCTCAGGAGAGATACCAGAGAGATAAAGGCTGATACCtcaagggaggaggaggaggaccacAACCCGCACGTGTTTGACACCAAGGTGGGCTGGAGTCAGACCTTCCAGATCCGTCGCGTGGACCTGCAGTCCACGCGCTCCGACCTGCAGTTCATGCGCTCCGACCGGTACAGACTGAATTGTAAAGTCTTGGGAAACCTGCTGCTGCACTCCAGCGATGCGATGCCCGTCGCCAAAGCTTTTGTAGCGCAACTCAACAAAAAGCATAAAGA CCCTTTTACTCTTCTGCGGGTGGTTAATGTGGAGAAGCGTTTGGACGGCGCCCAGGGGAGCCGCTATCTCCTGGAGCtggagctgaaagacaccaaggGCCAACTACGACGCCTGTCGCACTACATCTACGTGATAAATCGCCGCCATCGCACTCGCCCGCCCGGCCAGGACTTGGTTTTCCAATGGCCCGAAGCTCAGCCGGTGCTCTGCAACCCGGTCGGCTTCCGCTGGAACCCCAAGGTCATGGTCCATTTCGTACTGCCGG TGAAAAACCAGGCACGCTGGGTGCGGCTTCTCATCGACAACATGGCCGCCTTGTTCAAGACGACGGGCGACGCCAACTTTAACCTCATCATCGCTGACTACAGCAGCACCGATATGGATGTGAGGGCGGCCCTCGAGAAGTCCTCCCTTCCCAG GTACCACTACGTGAAGCTGAGTGGTAATTTCAAACGCTCCGCTGGTCTCCAAGCAGGCATCGACCTGATCAAC gaTGACCACAGCATTGTGTTTCTTTGCGACCTCCACATCCATTTCCCTCCCTCCATCATCGATAGCATTCGGAAACACTGCGTAGAGGGATTCATGGCCTTTGCGCCTATTCTCATGAGGTTGGACTGCGGGGTAACACCATTGGAGGCCAGAG GTTACTGGGAGGTGCAAGGTTTTGGATTAATGGGCATTTATAAATCTGATCTGGACGCAGTGGGAGGAATGAACACCAAGGAGTTCACCGAAAGCTGGGGAGGAGAAGACTGGGAGCTCCTCGACCG AATCCTCCAGGCCGGACTAGAGGTGGAGCGGATCCACCTGCGTAATCTCTTCCACCACTACCACTCCAAGCGCGGCATGTGGAACCATCGCATGTCGTGA